From the genome of Ovis aries strain OAR_USU_Benz2616 breed Rambouillet chromosome 5, ARS-UI_Ramb_v3.0, whole genome shotgun sequence:
ATGAAGATAAGTATAGGAAGGGGTTAGGGGGTCGGGGAGGATACTGCCCTAGACATGATGTTGAACACAGACGGCTGAGCACAGACTCCGCGGAGCTGTGGGGAAATCTGCGGGAGGGCACTCCAGGTCAGGGCACAGCTGGTGGAACAGACCTGAGGCAGGAGGGGCCGGTGTGTTGAGGTTGGGGGGCCGGAGCAGGCCTCTAGTGCGAGCCGACGCCCCCTCCGCCCTCAGGACGGCCTTCAACAACAACGTCGGCGTGGCCTACGAGTGCCTGAGCGCCAGCGGGCGCAAGAAGAAGCCGGGGCTGGACGGGCGCACGTATAGCGAGCTGCTGAAGCGCATCTGCCGCGACGGAGAGGCCCCCGAGGAGGTGGTGGCGCCACTGCTGCGCAAGATCCAGTGCCGGGACCACGAGGCAGTGCCGCTGGCCGTGTTCCGCGCGGGGATGCTCACCTGCTTCGTGCTGCTGGAGTTCGTGGCGCGCGCCGGCGCCCTCTATCGGCTGCTGGAGGACCCGGGCCTGGCCGTGGCTGACCGCCGCTTGGGCCAGGCCGTGCTGGACACGCTGGAGGGGGCCCTGCAGGCCAGCGACGACACTGCGCCCGCGCGCTACCTGGAGGCGGGTTCGCGCCTGGGGCCCGACAGCCTGGCGCTGGCTATGGACCGCGCGCTGGTGGCCCGACGACCCAGCGCCCCGATGACCCGGGAGGAGTTCCTGGAGAAGGCCGCGGCCCTCTTCATCGCTAAGGTCAAGCCCGTGGGCTGAGCCCCGCCCTCctccgccgcctcctcctccgccTGGACATACAGGGCCCTCAGGGCCTGCTCACCTGCTTCTGGGCGGAGCACTTCCTGGGGCCAGGACTGGGGTGTCCCTGCATGCCAGCTTCCCACCTGGAATGGTGCTTCAGCCCCCTTCAGCAGGAGAGGGGGCAAGGGTCCCTCCCCGCACATTCACCAAGGTTCGCCGATCCTGagcagaaataaagtctgttccCCAGGCTGACCTGATGTGTGTGTGAGCGCCGGT
Proteins encoded in this window:
- the TPGS1 gene encoding tubulin polyglutamylase complex subunit 1 — translated: MAAVEKRRQAVAQATSFTDSGRPGVPRAAATAESEEDFLRQVGVTEMLRAALLKVLEARPEEPIAFLAHYFENMGLRSPANGGAGEPPGQLLLQQQRLGRALWHLRLAHHSQRTAFNNNVGVAYECLSASGRKKKPGLDGRTYSELLKRICRDGEAPEEVVAPLLRKIQCRDHEAVPLAVFRAGMLTCFVLLEFVARAGALYRLLEDPGLAVADRRLGQAVLDTLEGALQASDDTAPARYLEAGSRLGPDSLALAMDRALVARRPSAPMTREEFLEKAAALFIAKVKPVG